The following are from one region of the Gossypium hirsutum isolate 1008001.06 chromosome D03, Gossypium_hirsutum_v2.1, whole genome shotgun sequence genome:
- the LOC107932591 gene encoding uncharacterized protein has protein sequence MMEMVANGNGNGSLPQDSKDKFMHCASNCENRDFGGETLCGVGEGKIAKGTENVEINITECSNSGMDRLAVVECEDDTENSSSFGGTVSGVENDSAVSDVEVESALCSGSPLGSVFDGLFLLRKRKLTDHWRRFIRPLMWRCEWLELQLREFKSRALKYDKELAEYDQRKSFEYEKFTFEGLNVKSQPFPCQIQRKKLMKRRKRKRVEDTADLASYMSNHNLFSYYDSKKSVAATASATHEDDNGNLGNKMINSTEEVDDGLSSLELKDGDIWLQQILRKIDLMQSQVHKLKTRVDNVVNESPRKFTSVNVLSSVTPCNTLTGSRSYSSPPGSGERTPVTSQRRSGGNMGDLLMPGSSAVSSHGEVTPFPDAIDGTGQHLPVVSYDNTEDDILIHNHAAKEELRNFQSGLTQQSEEPPMPAEPPKTISTVPAPRNDLPMEPSVQPNVNLSLASKSKVPNNKRKRGKRGKRKSGTSWWSRRSSG, from the exons ATGATGGAAATGGTTGCAAATGGTAATGGAAATGGAAGCTTGCCCCAAGATTCGAAAGATAAGTTTATGCATTGTGCGAGTAATTGTGAGAACCGAGACTTTGGCGGGGAAACCCTGTGTGGTGTTGGGGAAGGGAAGATAGCCAAAGGAACCGAGAATGTGGAGATTAACATCACTGAATGCTCAAATTCTGGCATGGATAGGTTGGCTGTTGTTGAATGTGAGGATGACACTGAGAATTCGAGTTCTTTTGGTGGTACGGTGTCTGGGGTTGAGAATGATTCGGCAGTAAGTGATGTTGAAGTTGAATCAGCATTATGTAGTGGAAGTCCGTTGGGATCAGTGTTTGATGGATTGTTCCTATTGAG GAAGAGAAAGTTGACAGATCATTGGAGGAGGTTTATTCGTCCCCTTATGTGGCGATGTGAATGGTTAGAGTTGCAACTTAGGGAGTTTAAGTCTCGGGCACTGAAGTATGATAAAGAACTTGCAGAATATGATCAGAGAAAGAGTTTTGAATATGAAAAGTTCACATTTGAAGGACTTAATGTTAAGTCACAACCTTTTCCGTGTCAAattcaaagaaagaaattaatgaaGAGGAGGAAAAGAAAGCGAGTTGAAGATACTGCTGATTTAGCATCTTATATGTCGAATCATAACCTCTTCTCATATTATG ATAGTAAGAAATCTGTTGCTGCTACTGCTTCTGCTACTCATGAGGATGATAATGGTAATTTAG GAAACAAAATGATCAACAGTACTGAAGAGGTTGATGATGGATTGTCAAGTCTCGAATTAAAAGACGGTGATATTTGGTTACAACAGATCCTTAGAAAGATTGATCTGATGCAATCACAAGTTCACAAGTTAAAGACCCGAGTTGACAATGTGGTTAATGAAAGTCCTCGAAAGTTCACTTCCGTTAATGTATTGAGTTCAGTTACACCATGCAACACATTAACTGGTTCTAGAAGTTACTCTTCTCCACCTGGTAGCGGAGAGAGAACCCCTGTTACATCTCAGCGTCGTTCTGGGGGTAACATGGGAGATCTTCTTATGCCTGGAAGTAGTGCAGTTTCTAGTCATGGAGAGGTTACACCTTTTCCCGATGCGATTGATGGAACCGGTCAGCATCTTCCTGTGGTTTCTTACGACAAT ACCGaggatgatattttgatacacaATCACGCTGCCAAGGAAGAGTTGCGTAATTTTCAAAGTGGTTTAACTCAACAATCAGAGGAGCCGCCGATGCCAGCTGAACCACCAAAGACTATTTCTACTGTTCCTGCACCTAGAAATGACCTCCCTATGGAACCATCTGTTCAACCAAACGTGAATTTATCTTTGGCTTCCAAGTCTAAAGTCCCGAATAACAAAAGGAAAAGGGGGAAGAGGGGGAAACGTAAATCAGGCACCAGCTGGTGGAGTCGGAGATCCTCAGGTTAG